From the genome of Sphingobacterium kitahiroshimense, one region includes:
- a CDS encoding zinc-binding alcohol dehydrogenase family protein, translating into MKAIILHEPGRFEYITKEKPSDLKPDDVLLKIKKVSICGTDLHAYKGKQPFFTYPRILGHEVSAEIVAVGSEVKGLKVGDKCTVEPYRNLVEDQAVRKGKTNCGSTLTVLGVHEDGAMQEYITYKATNVHLTEGLDDDQISLVEPLAIGAHAVDRAQILHDDTVLVIGAGPIGLGVAAIARLSGVKVAVVDLLQDRLDFIKHKFPEVETILLSDHTEGAIKDAFQGELPTMIFDATGSKGSMENSFNLVAQGGTIVFVGLFVGSVTFDDPNFHRKEITLKASRSARAQDFKKVIQLLQAGLIDTDGYITHRIPFDHLIDDFETLYQPDQNLIKAVIDF; encoded by the coding sequence ATGAAAGCAATTATATTGCATGAACCAGGCCGGTTTGAATATATTACCAAAGAAAAGCCATCAGATCTTAAACCTGATGATGTATTGTTGAAGATAAAGAAAGTGTCGATCTGTGGTACCGATCTGCATGCCTACAAAGGCAAGCAACCTTTTTTTACTTATCCTCGTATTTTGGGGCATGAAGTATCTGCCGAAATTGTTGCAGTAGGAAGTGAAGTGAAAGGGCTTAAGGTTGGAGATAAGTGCACAGTTGAGCCTTATCGTAATCTGGTAGAAGATCAGGCTGTGCGCAAGGGTAAAACAAATTGTGGGAGCACCTTAACCGTATTGGGCGTTCATGAAGATGGTGCAATGCAGGAATACATCACGTATAAAGCCACTAATGTACATCTTACAGAGGGGCTTGATGACGATCAGATTTCCTTGGTCGAACCTCTGGCGATTGGTGCGCATGCTGTAGACCGCGCTCAGATCTTGCACGACGACACTGTTCTGGTCATCGGCGCCGGTCCAATCGGATTGGGCGTTGCAGCTATCGCACGATTGTCGGGAGTGAAAGTTGCGGTTGTGGATTTGTTACAAGATAGGCTGGATTTTATTAAGCATAAATTTCCTGAAGTAGAAACCATCTTATTGTCAGATCATACTGAAGGTGCTATCAAAGATGCTTTTCAAGGAGAGTTACCGACTATGATATTTGATGCAACGGGTAGTAAAGGATCAATGGAAAATTCGTTTAACCTGGTTGCGCAAGGAGGAACTATTGTTTTTGTAGGATTATTTGTTGGATCTGTTACTTTTGATGATCCTAATTTTCATAGGAAAGAAATAACATTAAAAGCAAGCCGCTCTGCCCGGGCTCAAGACTTTAAGAAAGTAATCCAGTTGCTACAAGCGGGACTTATTGATACGGATGGATACATTACCCACCGGATTCCTTTCGATCATCTTATTGATGACTTTGAAACGTTGTATCAACCAGACCAAAATCTGATTAAGGCTGTTATCGATTTTTAA